In Natranaerovirga hydrolytica, a single window of DNA contains:
- a CDS encoding lantibiotic protection ABC transporter ATP-binding protein gives MATLLEAKNLSKKFGNQMVVKNVSIRVEKNSVYGLLGPNGAGKTTLLKIICGMLKQTEGEIIIEGHKWSRADLHQVGALIETPPLYENLTAYENLKVRTLLLELPESRIKEVLKIVELTNTDKKKAGQFSLGMKQRLGIAMALLANPTLLILDEPTNGLDPMGIQELRDLIRSFPKQGITVILSSHILSEVELIADCIGIIANGQLGYENRINANENLEELFMKVVKENNGRRLHE, from the coding sequence ATGGCTACTTTATTGGAAGCAAAAAATTTATCTAAGAAATTTGGCAATCAAATGGTTGTTAAGAACGTTTCAATAAGAGTTGAAAAAAACTCTGTTTATGGTTTGTTAGGACCCAATGGTGCAGGGAAAACAACACTATTAAAGATAATTTGTGGTATGTTAAAACAAACCGAGGGAGAAATCATAATCGAGGGTCACAAATGGAGTCGTGCAGATTTACACCAAGTCGGTGCGTTAATTGAAACCCCACCACTTTATGAAAATTTGACAGCATATGAAAATTTAAAAGTAAGAACTTTATTGCTGGAACTTCCTGAAAGTCGAATTAAAGAAGTATTAAAAATTGTTGAGTTAACCAATACTGACAAAAAGAAAGCAGGTCAATTTTCCCTTGGTATGAAACAACGCCTTGGTATTGCGATGGCATTGCTTGCCAATCCAACATTATTAATACTAGATGAACCTACAAATGGACTTGACCCTATGGGCATTCAAGAATTAAGAGATTTAATTCGTTCATTCCCCAAACAAGGCATAACGGTTATTTTATCCAGTCATATTTTAAGTGAAGTAGAGTTAATTGCTGACTGTATTGGCATTATTGCAAACGGGCAATTAGGATATGAGAATAGAATTAATGCTAATGAGAATTTAGAGGAATTATTTATGAAAGTTGTTAAGGAAAACAATGGAAGGAGGCTTCACGAATGA